Sequence from the Actinomyces slackii genome:
CCACCATGGCGCCCTCCTCGACGCGCACGTACTTGTCCAGGATGGCGCGGTTGACCACCGTGTTGCGGCCCACCTCAACGCCGTCCATGAGCACGGACTCGCGCACCGAGGACCAGGAGTTCACCCGCACCCCGGGGGACAGGACCGAGGAGATGACCTCGCCTCCCGAGACGATGACGCCCGGAGAGACGATGGAGTCCACCGCGTGCCCCAGGCGCTCGTGGTGCCCGTAGACGAACTTCGCCGGGGGCATGGCCGCCTGGTAGCCGGCGAACAGCGGCCAGCGGTCGTTGTACAGGTTGAACACGGGGGTCACCGAGATCAGGTCCTGGTGGGCGTCGAAGAAGGCGTCCACCGTCCCCACATCGCGCCAGTAGTCCCGGTCCCGCTCCGAGGACCCCGGGACGTGGTTGTCCTTGAAGTCGTAGACGCCGGCGGCGCCGCGGTCCACGAACCAGGGCACGATGTTGCCGCCCATGTCGTGCTTGGAGCCCTCGTCGGCGGCGTCGACCGTCACCGCCTCCAGCAGGGCGTCGGCATCCATGATGTAGTTGCCCATCGAGGCCAGGATCTCCTCAGGGGAGTCGGGCAGTCCGGGGGTGTCCTTGGGCTTCTCCACGAAGGCCTTGATCTTGCCGCGGTTGTCCGGGTCGGTCTCGATGACGCCGAACTGGTCGGCCAGGGAGCGCGGCTGGCGGATGCCCGCCACGGTGCACGGCAGCCCCGAGGCGATGTGGTGCTCCAGCATCTGGGAGAAGTCCATGCGGTA
This genomic interval carries:
- the glgC gene encoding glucose-1-phosphate adenylyltransferase gives rise to the protein MAQPRVLAIVLAGGEGKRLMPLTVDRAKPAVPFGGIYRLIDFSLSNMINSGFLKVVVLTQYKSHSLDRHISKTWRMSDMLGNYIAPVPAQQRVGKHWFLGSADAIYQSLNLLDDERPDYVVITGADNIYRMDFSQMLEHHIASGLPCTVAGIRQPRSLADQFGVIETDPDNRGKIKAFVEKPKDTPGLPDSPEEILASMGNYIMDADALLEAVTVDAADEGSKHDMGGNIVPWFVDRGAAGVYDFKDNHVPGSSERDRDYWRDVGTVDAFFDAHQDLISVTPVFNLYNDRWPLFAGYQAAMPPAKFVYGHHERLGHAVDSIVSPGVIVSGGEVISSVLSPGVRVNSWSSVRESVLMDGVEVGRNTVVNRAILDKYVRVEEGAMVGIDPERDRERGFTVTESGITVVAKGQVVAR